Proteins encoded in a region of the Candidatus Brocadia sp. genome:
- a CDS encoding 5-formyltetrahydrofolate cyclo-ligase, with the protein MNKTFKSKQELRQAVWAYMEENNLVTFPRPCYGRIPNFVGSRAAAERLKTLIEWKEARAIFSAPDASLHPARCEALKEGKILLVAAPKLTGFYLIKDIPPEKAFEASSIKGFSRYGRPVKIDDNLPKIDLYLTGAVAVDKKGNRIGKGTGYGDKEDEILSGAGLIDGRTPRMAMVHEVQVFEDFSYLMEKKDKKVTIIVTPEKVYRV; encoded by the coding sequence ATGAATAAAACCTTCAAAAGCAAACAGGAACTGAGGCAGGCTGTCTGGGCCTACATGGAAGAAAACAATCTTGTCACCTTTCCACGACCCTGTTATGGAAGGATACCCAACTTTGTCGGCTCTCGGGCTGCTGCGGAAAGACTGAAAACCCTCATAGAATGGAAGGAGGCAAGGGCTATATTTTCGGCTCCCGATGCTTCTTTACATCCAGCAAGATGTGAGGCTTTGAAAGAAGGAAAAATCCTCCTGGTAGCTGCGCCGAAGTTAACGGGGTTCTATCTCATTAAAGATATCCCTCCAGAAAAGGCATTTGAGGCATCAAGCATTAAAGGATTTTCCAGATATGGCAGGCCGGTAAAGATAGACGATAATCTTCCAAAGATAGACCTCTATCTCACTGGGGCTGTGGCGGTTGATAAGAAGGGGAACAGGATCGGTAAGGGCACTGGTTATGGTGACAAAGAGGATGAAATTCTTTCGGGGGCTGGGCTTATAGATGGAAGAACTCCAAGGATGGCAATGGTGCACGAAGTCCAGGTCTTTGAGGATTTTTCATATCTCATGGAGAAGAAAGATAAAAAGGTAACGATTATTGTTACACCGGAAAAGGTTTATAGAGTGTAA
- a CDS encoding NADH:flavin oxidoreductase: MSELFQKANIGKMELRNRFVRAATWEGMAGENGEVTEPLMGIYRELAKGGVGLILTGYAYVSKRGKANPGMLGAYDDSLISGLKRLADAVHKENGKVALQIAHGGSQIQIHTDTPSEAPFAIRERTTGNTPVEMTVQDIQRVIGEFAQAARRAKEAGFDGIQIHAAHGFLLSQFLSPYSNRRTDKYGGHIENRARIIFEIYDAIRRNVGNDYPVLIKINASDFDDGVGLTPEDSLWVCRKLSDMGIDAIELSGGILASGEFIPSRSAINSPDKEAYFKEYARQFRPHLKCPLILVGGLRSLGVMEAMYREGLVQFFSLSRPFISEPHLIKRWQSGNKERARCISCNKCFMTASREGRLYCVSFKSPL; the protein is encoded by the coding sequence ATGAGTGAACTTTTTCAAAAAGCTAATATTGGGAAGATGGAGTTAAGAAATCGATTCGTAAGGGCTGCCACCTGGGAAGGCATGGCAGGAGAAAACGGTGAGGTTACAGAACCTCTCATGGGAATTTACCGGGAGCTGGCAAAGGGGGGGGTTGGCCTTATCCTGACAGGGTATGCCTATGTCAGCAAAAGAGGAAAGGCAAATCCTGGTATGCTTGGCGCCTATGACGATAGCTTAATTTCAGGACTTAAACGCCTTGCTGATGCCGTTCATAAAGAAAACGGTAAGGTTGCGTTACAGATTGCCCATGGAGGCTCACAGATCCAAATTCATACAGACACTCCATCCGAAGCCCCTTTTGCAATCAGAGAGAGGACAACGGGAAATACGCCGGTTGAAATGACCGTTCAAGACATACAAAGAGTTATTGGGGAATTTGCACAAGCAGCAAGAAGGGCTAAAGAAGCGGGGTTTGACGGCATACAGATACATGCTGCGCACGGGTTCCTGCTTTCTCAATTTCTCTCACCGTACTCGAACAGAAGAACTGACAAATATGGTGGCCATATTGAAAACAGGGCCAGGATAATCTTTGAGATATATGATGCGATAAGAAGAAACGTGGGCAATGATTATCCGGTACTGATAAAGATAAATGCATCTGATTTTGATGACGGGGTAGGGCTTACCCCGGAAGACTCTTTATGGGTTTGTAGAAAATTATCAGATATGGGGATTGATGCCATCGAATTAAGCGGAGGAATACTTGCATCCGGTGAGTTTATCCCTTCAAGGTCTGCGATTAACAGTCCGGATAAGGAGGCGTATTTCAAAGAATACGCAAGGCAGTTCAGACCACACCTGAAGTGCCCCTTGATATTGGTGGGCGGACTTCGTTCTTTAGGGGTAATGGAAGCGATGTATCGTGAAGGTTTGGTACAATTTTTCAGTCTTTCCAGGCCCTTTATATCAGAACCCCATCTCATAAAGAGGTGGCAATCGGGTAATAAAGAAAGGGCCAGGTGTATATCGTGTAATAAATGCTTCATGACCGCATCCCGGGAAGGCAGGCTTTACTGTGTAAGTTTTAAATCTCCCCTCTAA
- a CDS encoding 3'-phosphoesterase — protein sequence MSHRFVVHEHDATHLHYDFRLEMEGVLRSWAIPKGPSMNPSEKRLAVQVEDHPIEYIDFEGIIPQGQYGAGAVVVWDSGTYVPIDMQKDKMSFSLKGKILKGNFTLVHLKGRAKGNEWLLIKQKDKHAMPSWKLETKLTPEKKSQLMERIPPCQTS from the coding sequence ATGAGCCACCGATTTGTTGTCCACGAACACGATGCTACTCATCTCCATTATGATTTTAGACTGGAAATGGAAGGAGTTCTTCGTTCCTGGGCTATTCCGAAAGGTCCTTCTATGAACCCATCCGAAAAACGCCTGGCAGTGCAGGTAGAAGACCACCCCATAGAGTATATTGATTTTGAAGGTATTATTCCACAAGGACAATACGGAGCCGGTGCAGTAGTTGTCTGGGATAGTGGAACCTACGTCCCCATTGACATGCAAAAGGACAAAATGAGTTTTTCCCTCAAAGGTAAAATTCTCAAGGGAAATTTCACCCTCGTTCATCTTAAGGGAAGAGCAAAGGGAAACGAGTGGCTCCTTATCAAACAGAAGGATAAGCATGCCATGCCTAGTTGGAAATTGGAAACAAAACTTACGCCAGAAAAGAAATCTCAATTAATGGAACGCATTCCTCCTTGCCAAACCTCATAA
- a CDS encoding M28 family peptidase, translating into MSNVSPLPFEEPQLQTFRFRIGSNHFVKEAKRWKRKYAAVLILECVGYTNKAPGSQDIPPLVKIPVPERGDFLGVVANYRSKSLMNAFHRITNEYVPELYIVSYKVPLSGYIIPQTRWSDHASFWNRGYPALMLTDTAMFRNPYYHTPYDNYEKLDFTFMVNVTKAVVSVILNLDRFV; encoded by the coding sequence CTGTCCAATGTGTCGCCTTTACCCTTTGAAGAACCCCAACTACAGACCTTCAGATTTCGGATCGGTAGCAATCATTTTGTAAAAGAGGCAAAAAGATGGAAAAGGAAATACGCGGCTGTCCTCATCCTTGAGTGTGTTGGATATACCAATAAAGCACCGGGAAGTCAGGATATCCCACCATTGGTGAAGATTCCTGTACCTGAAAGAGGCGATTTTCTCGGTGTTGTTGCAAATTATAGGTCTAAGTCTCTTATGAATGCCTTCCACCGTATAACGAATGAATATGTCCCTGAACTCTATATTGTATCATATAAGGTGCCGTTATCAGGTTATATTATCCCACAAACACGGTGGAGTGACCATGCCTCCTTCTGGAATCGCGGATACCCAGCCCTTATGTTGACTGATACGGCCATGTTCAGAAATCCTTACTATCATACCCCGTACGATAACTACGAAAAACTTGATTTTACCTTTATGGTAAATGTAACAAAGGCCGTCGTCAGTGTTATTCTGAATCTTGATAGATTTGTCTAA
- a CDS encoding NAD(P)/FAD-dependent oxidoreductase: protein MLHITDSYDFIVIGGGPAGMMAAGRAGERGKKVILLEKKDHLGKKLLICASGRCNVTNTAPLDVLINAYGRGGHFLRTALETFDNEKLRLFLLSYDVETVVENKGRVFPKSQKADSILKVLEGYLYDHQVKIQTNSHVLRLNTENNHVLGVETSQGNVLGRNVLIATGGLSYPATGSTGDGYKLASSAGHTICPTYPAIVAFETEETWVKFLQGTPIKNINIAAYQRGKKIMEHFGESLFTHYGISGPSILDMSKRIVECLPNGIVQIHIDFKPHHSSEELDKILINQIKRHGSKVIKSCLTFFIPEKLVPILLNLCNIESHKKVSQITTPERKKILKQLKGLHLTLIRHRPIEEAIVTAGGVSLNEVDAKTMKSKLLEGLYFAGEVLNVDGPTGGFNLQAAFSTGYLAGNSID, encoded by the coding sequence TTGCTACATATAACGGATAGTTACGATTTTATTGTTATTGGTGGTGGCCCTGCAGGGATGATGGCCGCTGGCCGTGCCGGAGAACGGGGGAAAAAGGTCATCCTCCTTGAAAAAAAGGACCACTTGGGCAAAAAACTCCTCATATGCGCTTCAGGGAGATGCAATGTAACGAATACAGCTCCGCTAGATGTACTCATAAATGCATACGGAAGAGGCGGGCATTTCCTCCGTACGGCATTGGAAACATTTGATAATGAAAAATTACGTTTATTCCTTCTATCGTACGATGTAGAAACGGTTGTGGAAAATAAGGGCAGGGTCTTTCCGAAAAGCCAGAAGGCAGATTCAATCCTGAAGGTGCTTGAGGGCTACCTGTATGACCACCAGGTAAAAATACAAACCAATTCGCACGTTTTACGTCTCAATACAGAAAATAATCATGTACTCGGGGTAGAAACCAGTCAAGGAAATGTTTTGGGACGAAATGTTCTCATTGCAACGGGAGGTCTTAGTTATCCCGCCACAGGCAGTACTGGAGATGGTTATAAGTTGGCCTCTTCTGCTGGCCACACAATTTGTCCAACATATCCCGCCATCGTTGCCTTCGAGACGGAAGAAACCTGGGTAAAATTCTTGCAGGGAACCCCCATTAAAAATATAAACATTGCAGCTTATCAACGAGGCAAAAAAATTATGGAACACTTTGGGGAATCTCTTTTTACCCATTACGGTATCTCCGGGCCGAGTATCCTGGATATGAGCAAACGCATTGTCGAGTGTCTACCCAATGGGATTGTACAAATACACATAGACTTTAAACCCCATCACTCGTCTGAAGAACTTGATAAAATCCTCATAAATCAGATCAAACGACACGGCAGCAAGGTCATTAAATCCTGCCTGACCTTTTTTATTCCAGAGAAATTAGTCCCTATTCTATTGAACCTTTGTAACATTGAATCTCACAAAAAGGTGTCTCAAATAACTACGCCTGAAAGAAAGAAGATACTGAAACAACTCAAGGGACTTCATCTCACACTAATACGTCATCGTCCTATCGAAGAGGCCATTGTTACAGCAGGGGGTGTAAGTCTGAATGAAGTTGATGCGAAGACGATGAAATCAAAACTCCTGGAAGGGCTATATTTTGCTGGTGAAGTGCTGAATGTTGATGGTCCCACAGGGGGGTTTAATCTCCAGGCGGCATTTTCCACCGGATATCTTGCCGGAAATTCCATTGATTAA
- a CDS encoding M28 family peptidase, whose amino-acid sequence MYFLGAHYDAAWKSPGGDDNVSGVAVLLEAAGILSRQRLNRAVQCVAFTL is encoded by the coding sequence ATGTATTTTTTAGGTGCCCACTACGATGCTGCATGGAAAAGCCCGGGTGGTGATGACAACGTCAGCGGTGTGGCCGTGCTCCTTGAGGCAGCAGGGATTTTGAGCAGGCAGAGACTCAACAGAGCTGTCCAATGTGTCGCCTTTACCCTTTGA
- a CDS encoding phosphoribosyltransferase — protein MQRLIEDSSLRDRLYIFKDRNEAGMLLAQKLLGYKGTDGIILGIPSGGVPVAAEVAKALVLPLDLIIVRKVQIPYNPEAGFGAVGPDGKVIVNQELLSSLDLTEEEVDRQIQTTIDKIKRRDKLFRRGLPFPSLKDKVVIIVDDGLASGYTMLSAIDFVKRHEPQKIVVAVPTASDRTIDFILPHVDELVCLNVRSGFIFAVADAYVNWYDLEDNEVISILKNFHPDFQNTNMLR, from the coding sequence ATGCAAAGGCTTATTGAAGACAGTTCTCTACGGGATAGGCTTTATATCTTCAAAGACAGGAATGAAGCAGGGATGCTTCTTGCCCAAAAACTTTTAGGATATAAAGGCACAGACGGCATAATACTCGGCATCCCTTCCGGTGGAGTCCCTGTAGCTGCTGAGGTAGCAAAGGCCCTCGTACTTCCCCTTGACTTAATCATTGTGAGAAAGGTCCAGATACCCTATAACCCTGAGGCCGGATTTGGCGCTGTCGGCCCTGATGGCAAGGTAATAGTAAACCAGGAACTTCTCAGCAGTCTGGATCTCACCGAGGAAGAAGTTGACCGGCAGATTCAGACAACAATAGATAAAATCAAGAGGCGGGACAAACTCTTTAGAAGAGGACTACCATTTCCCTCGTTAAAAGATAAAGTAGTAATCATTGTGGACGATGGACTGGCATCCGGCTATACGATGCTCTCCGCTATAGATTTCGTAAAAAGGCATGAACCACAAAAGATTGTGGTTGCAGTTCCGACAGCGTCGGATAGAACGATTGATTTTATTCTGCCTCACGTAGATGAGCTTGTTTGTCTTAATGTGAGAAGCGGATTTATTTTTGCTGTAGCTGATGCATATGTGAACTGGTATGATCTCGAAGATAATGAGGTAATTTCGATCTTAAAAAATTTCCATCCAGACTTTCAAAATACCAATATGTTACGATAA
- a CDS encoding carboxypeptidase regulatory-like domain-containing protein — protein MFRRFCVSIIVMLLTLKTLHAFESGTIRGRVIDGFGKPIPFADIEALSDGSKSKTSSDPTGTFSVSYNPGNVKLTFSREGYVPAYIPLSFEEKTDLSIDDITLWKIPPKGGLFVVGDSDYIGINNGEYYSESSSKERRFYVKGSPTVIKGQNLRIIDFQTDNPLVIGKTLYRVDSQGSVGSIVFYPSQKYVLNKEEDSYTKIADNVGMRKTDLPPGRYFYCTGEITIRSKTGFGFFFEISS, from the coding sequence ATGTTCAGAAGATTTTGTGTTTCGATAATTGTCATGCTTCTTACCTTAAAAACCTTACACGCCTTCGAATCCGGTACTATCCGGGGAAGGGTCATTGATGGCTTTGGTAAACCTATTCCTTTTGCAGATATCGAGGCGTTGTCTGATGGGTCAAAATCGAAAACCAGTTCAGATCCAACAGGCACTTTTTCTGTTAGTTATAATCCCGGCAATGTTAAGCTTACCTTCAGCAGGGAAGGATATGTCCCGGCATATATACCATTATCGTTTGAGGAAAAAACAGATCTTTCGATAGATGACATTACCCTATGGAAGATACCACCTAAAGGTGGTCTCTTTGTTGTAGGTGACAGTGACTATATAGGAATTAATAACGGTGAATACTATTCTGAAAGCAGTAGTAAGGAAAGACGCTTTTATGTAAAAGGTTCACCAACGGTGATTAAAGGCCAAAATCTGAGGATTATTGATTTCCAAACAGATAATCCTTTGGTGATAGGGAAGACGCTTTATCGTGTGGATTCACAAGGTTCAGTTGGAAGTATAGTCTTTTATCCTTCGCAAAAATATGTTTTGAATAAAGAAGAGGATTCCTATACGAAGATTGCCGATAATGTTGGTATGAGGAAAACGGATTTACCTCCGGGCCGGTATTTTTATTGTACAGGGGAGATTACCATACGGTCAAAGACCGGGTTTGGGTTCTTTTTCGAGATATCCTCTTAA
- a CDS encoding ATP-dependent metallopeptidase FtsH/Yme1/Tma family protein, which translates to MTKRFFPSLFVIFLFLAIVTVPRIAFSVTEKIPYSDFKKLIQANKLEEVIIDSTTIKGILKPEEGQKAKKIVTTVKIEDPDLIKELIAHNVKFSATTNGGWGQSLFFIWFIPMIIFLILMSRMRRGATGAGLMSIGKSRANLYIDKDTGVTFDDVAGVDEAKEELKEVIDYLKNPQKYQRLGGKIPKGVLLVGPTGTGKTLLAKAVAGEAKVPFFSIGGSGFVEMFVGVGAARVRDLFAQAQEKAPCIIFIDEIDALGKVRAAAPISGGHEERENTLNQLLLEMDGFDTRKGVILMAATNRPEILDPALLRPGRFDRHILVDRPDIKGREEILKVHCKNVKLGKDVDIKIIAARTPGFVGADLANVVNEAALLAARVGKEAVGMDSFEEAINRVIAGLEKKKKVMSKKEQEIIAYHESGHALVAETVPGADKVHRISIIPRGISALGYTLQLPTEDRYLLTRSELLDRLAVLLGGRVAEEIKFNEVSTGAQNDLERATDIAMSMVREYGMSDKLGPMTFQNGRRSQFLDLGFRTSRELSEEVSKDIDTEVKRLIFDTHARVRGILEENKDRLEILAKLLLEKEVIEGEELRKIISETAPGHKKTPSV; encoded by the coding sequence ATGACGAAAAGATTTTTTCCTAGCCTCTTTGTAATTTTCCTCTTTCTGGCTATAGTAACAGTTCCCCGTATTGCGTTCTCAGTAACAGAAAAGATTCCTTACAGCGATTTTAAGAAGCTGATTCAAGCAAATAAGCTGGAAGAGGTAATTATAGATTCCACCACTATTAAAGGGATTTTAAAACCTGAAGAGGGACAGAAGGCGAAAAAAATTGTAACAACGGTAAAGATAGAAGATCCAGACCTGATTAAGGAATTGATAGCGCATAATGTAAAATTCTCTGCTACAACGAATGGCGGATGGGGTCAAAGCCTTTTTTTTATTTGGTTTATACCCATGATAATATTTTTAATACTGATGTCGCGCATGAGGCGTGGGGCAACGGGGGCCGGACTCATGTCCATTGGTAAGAGCAGGGCAAATCTTTACATCGATAAGGATACGGGTGTTACTTTTGACGACGTAGCGGGAGTAGATGAGGCGAAGGAAGAATTGAAAGAGGTCATAGACTATCTTAAAAACCCGCAAAAATACCAAAGATTGGGCGGAAAGATTCCCAAAGGGGTATTACTGGTTGGCCCCACAGGGACAGGAAAGACCTTGCTCGCCAAGGCAGTTGCAGGGGAAGCAAAAGTACCATTTTTTTCCATTGGAGGATCGGGATTTGTTGAGATGTTTGTAGGAGTCGGCGCCGCACGTGTACGTGATTTATTTGCACAGGCACAAGAAAAAGCCCCTTGTATTATATTCATAGATGAAATTGATGCCCTGGGAAAAGTGCGGGCAGCAGCACCTATATCGGGCGGCCACGAGGAACGTGAAAACACCCTGAATCAACTTCTCCTCGAGATGGATGGATTTGACACAAGGAAAGGTGTTATTCTTATGGCAGCGACCAACAGACCTGAGATACTGGATCCTGCTTTATTGAGGCCTGGGAGATTCGACAGACATATTCTGGTGGATAGACCAGATATCAAAGGGCGGGAAGAGATATTAAAGGTACACTGCAAAAATGTAAAGCTTGGCAAGGACGTAGACATAAAAATCATTGCAGCAAGGACGCCAGGATTTGTTGGTGCAGATCTGGCCAACGTAGTCAATGAGGCAGCGCTTCTTGCCGCAAGGGTAGGTAAGGAGGCTGTCGGAATGGACAGTTTTGAAGAAGCCATAAACAGGGTAATTGCCGGACTAGAAAAGAAAAAAAAGGTCATGAGCAAAAAGGAACAGGAGATTATTGCCTACCATGAGTCGGGCCATGCCTTAGTGGCTGAAACAGTTCCTGGCGCCGATAAAGTCCACAGGATTTCCATTATTCCACGGGGAATTTCTGCACTTGGATATACCTTACAATTGCCGACTGAGGACCGTTATTTATTGACGCGGTCAGAATTATTGGACAGACTTGCTGTCCTTTTGGGTGGCAGGGTAGCAGAAGAAATTAAATTTAATGAGGTCTCCACGGGGGCACAGAACGACCTGGAACGAGCAACAGATATAGCAATGAGCATGGTCAGGGAATACGGTATGAGTGATAAATTGGGTCCCATGACATTCCAAAACGGCAGAAGATCGCAATTCCTCGATCTGGGATTTCGCACAAGTCGAGAACTGAGTGAAGAAGTTTCAAAGGATATTGATACTGAGGTTAAGAGGCTCATCTTCGATACTCACGCAAGGGTAAGGGGTATCCTCGAAGAAAATAAAGACCGTTTAGAAATTCTCGCAAAACTCCTTTTGGAAAAAGAAGTTATCGAAGGCGAAGAACTCAGGAAGATTATATCTGAGACTGCACCTGGCCACAAAAAAACACCTTCTGTTTAA
- the sfsA gene encoding DNA/RNA nuclease SfsA — protein sequence MIEIYRYNALQSGVFLRRYKRFLVDVELPDRRIVTAFCPNSGSMKGCSDTGTSVMLSYHEFSKRKTLYTLEMVKADGMWVGVNTLLTNDLAHRLIELKLIHELSPYKVIKREATFGNSRLDFLLSNGKRECFVEVKNVTLKDGHAAKFPDAVTVRGRKHLNSLMNAIEMGYNACMLYIVQRSDCDCFAPAEEIDPEYVKTLKVAMMTGVKVFAFKFDIRPEGIYFLERLPLHNSILPDQKNHS from the coding sequence ATGATAGAAATATACCGTTACAATGCCTTACAATCAGGTGTCTTCTTAAGGAGATACAAACGATTCCTTGTCGATGTGGAATTACCTGATAGACGGATTGTAACAGCATTCTGCCCCAATTCAGGAAGCATGAAGGGATGCTCGGACACTGGCACTTCTGTAATGCTTTCATATCATGAATTCTCAAAGAGAAAGACCCTCTATACCCTTGAAATGGTCAAGGCCGATGGGATGTGGGTGGGAGTAAATACATTACTGACCAATGACCTTGCCCATCGTTTGATCGAATTAAAATTAATCCATGAATTAAGCCCTTATAAGGTCATCAAAAGGGAAGCAACTTTTGGTAATTCAAGACTGGATTTCCTTCTTTCAAATGGGAAAAGGGAATGTTTCGTGGAGGTTAAAAACGTCACATTAAAAGATGGTCATGCTGCGAAGTTTCCTGATGCCGTTACCGTTCGCGGCAGAAAACACCTCAATTCCCTGATGAATGCTATTGAAATGGGATACAATGCATGTATGCTTTATATCGTCCAGAGATCTGATTGTGACTGTTTTGCACCGGCGGAAGAGATAGACCCCGAATATGTAAAAACGTTAAAAGTAGCTATGATGACTGGCGTAAAAGTCTTTGCATTCAAGTTTGATATAAGGCCAGAAGGCATATATTTTTTAGAAAGACTTCCGCTTCATAACAGTATATTGCCTGATCAGAAAAATCATTCGTAA
- a CDS encoding radical SAM protein: MSLNVREIKVKSILTKSGIPGADYCINPYVGCAHGCRYCYATFMKRYTGHTEAWGSFVDVKINAPEILQRQLKRMARGRIIISSVTDPYQPLESKYKITRQCLEVLLQYQFPVDILTKSPLVLRDMDLIKKFKDIEVGLTITTDDEEIRKVFEPHAPSVMARINTLKTLHKNGIKTYAFIGPVLPMNPETLSREISPHVDSVIIDRMNYASKTLRIYKRMHLDKWLDKDFTDDIIRRLTNGFDRKMVNIC; the protein is encoded by the coding sequence ATGAGTTTAAACGTTCGGGAAATAAAGGTTAAATCTATCCTCACTAAATCAGGAATCCCTGGCGCTGACTATTGCATTAATCCTTATGTAGGTTGTGCCCACGGCTGCCGGTACTGTTATGCAACATTTATGAAGAGATACACGGGTCATACAGAAGCATGGGGAAGCTTTGTGGATGTCAAGATTAATGCCCCGGAAATTCTCCAAAGACAACTCAAGAGGATGGCGCGTGGCCGTATCATAATTAGTTCAGTAACAGACCCTTACCAACCCCTCGAGTCAAAGTATAAAATTACAAGGCAGTGCCTTGAAGTCCTTTTACAATACCAGTTCCCTGTGGATATACTCACGAAATCCCCTCTTGTTCTGAGGGACATGGACCTGATTAAGAAATTTAAGGACATAGAAGTTGGTCTTACCATCACAACTGATGATGAAGAGATAAGAAAAGTCTTTGAGCCACATGCCCCATCGGTCATGGCAAGAATCAATACCTTGAAAACACTCCATAAGAATGGGATAAAGACCTATGCTTTTATAGGTCCCGTGCTGCCTATGAATCCTGAAACACTTTCAAGGGAAATAAGCCCTCATGTTGACAGTGTTATTATTGATAGAATGAACTATGCCTCAAAGACCCTCAGAATATACAAACGCATGCACTTGGATAAATGGCTTGATAAAGATTTTACTGATGATATTATTCGGAGATTAACGAATGGATTTGATAGAAAAATGGTAAATATCTGCTAA
- a CDS encoding radical SAM protein codes for MFIPSYINLYRTGKLDERIVKARKLLKECQICPRRCKVNRLENKLGVCKVGKLMKVSSYNPHFGEESPLVGTHGSGTIFITSCSLGCVFCQNYDISHLGEGYEVSFERFAQMMVELQNMGCHNINFVTPTHVVPQILEALPIAIRDGLNIPLVYNTGGYDLVETLQLLEGVFDIYMPDFKFSDNDVAAKFCKAGDYPQVAMKAIKEMHKQVGDLVVNDRGIAERGLIVRHLVMPNGLAGTHKVMQFLAKEISLNTYVNIMDQYHPYGIAHKYPEINRRISFDEFGDALQIAQEEGITRLAD; via the coding sequence ATGTTCATACCAAGTTATATAAATTTGTACAGGACGGGCAAACTTGATGAGAGGATTGTAAAGGCACGAAAATTATTAAAAGAGTGCCAGATATGTCCAAGACGATGCAAGGTCAACCGACTTGAAAATAAATTGGGGGTGTGTAAGGTAGGTAAATTGATGAAGGTTTCAAGTTATAACCCGCACTTTGGTGAAGAATCACCATTGGTCGGTACACATGGTTCCGGAACTATCTTTATTACCTCGTGCAGTCTAGGCTGCGTATTTTGTCAAAATTACGATATCAGCCATCTCGGAGAAGGATATGAAGTTTCTTTTGAGCGATTCGCACAAATGATGGTCGAATTACAAAATATGGGCTGCCATAATATTAATTTTGTCACGCCCACCCATGTCGTACCTCAGATACTCGAAGCGCTTCCCATTGCCATCAGGGACGGTTTGAACATACCCTTAGTTTATAACACCGGCGGGTATGATCTTGTGGAGACCTTGCAACTCTTGGAAGGGGTCTTCGATATCTATATGCCCGATTTCAAGTTTTCCGACAACGATGTTGCAGCCAAATTTTGCAAGGCCGGAGACTATCCACAGGTGGCCATGAAAGCAATTAAGGAGATGCATAAGCAGGTAGGCGACCTTGTTGTAAACGACCGCGGTATTGCAGAGAGGGGGCTCATTGTCCGGCATCTTGTTATGCCCAATGGATTGGCCGGGACGCACAAGGTCATGCAGTTCCTGGCCAAAGAAATTTCGCTAAATACCTATGTAAATATAATGGATCAATATCATCCCTATGGTATTGCCCACAAATATCCGGAGATCAATCGGCGTATCAGCTTTGATGAATTCGGGGATGCCCTTCAAATAGCACAAGAAGAAGGTATCACCAGGTTAGCCGATTAA